AGCCGGTGATCCTGAAGCGGGGCCTCTCCGCCACCATCGTGGAGTGGCTGATGTCGGCGGAGTACATCGCCTCGGAGGGGAACCAACAGATCATTCTCTGCGAGCGGGGGATCCGGACCTACGAACAGGCGACCCGCAACACCTTCGACGTCTCGGCGATCCCCGTCGTCAAGGACCTGTCCCACCTGCCCGTCATCGCCGACCCGAGCCACGCGGCGGGGAAGGTGAGCCTCGTGGAACCGCTCTCCGCCGCCGCGATCGCCGCGGGCGCGGACGGGCTCATGATCGAGGTCCACCAACAGCCGGAGACGGCTCTCTCCGACGGCCCGCAGTCGCTCAAGACGGACGACTTCCGGGGAGTGGTCTCCCGGCTGGCCAAGATCGCGAACGCGGTCGGCAAAACCCTGGGGCGGACGTGAGCGCGGAACGGCTCGGCATCCTGGGACTGGGGCTGATCGGCGGGTCGCTCGCCCTGTCCCTCAAGGGCAGGCGGGGCGCCCCCGAGGTCTGGGGATGCGACCGTCGAAAGGAGGTCGTCCGGATGGCACTGGCCGACGGCGCCATCGCGCGGGCCTGCACGGAAAGCGAGATCGCCGCGTGCGACATCATCGTCGTCTGCATCCCCGTGCTGCGGTCCGTGAACGCCCTGCGGCGGATCGGCGGACGGATGCGCCCCGGGGCGGTGCTGACCGACGTCGGCAGCGTCAAGGCGACGGTGGTAAAGGCCGGGCAGGGTGCCGTGCCGGGGGGCGCGGAATTCGTCGGCGGGCACCCGATCGCCGGGACCGAGAACTCCGGCTATCCCGCGGCGGACGACTCCCTTTTCAAGGGGAGGACGGTCATCCTCACGCCGACGAAGAGGAACACCGAAGGGACGCTTGCGCGCGTCGAGCGGATCTGGAGGATGGCGGGCGCGAGAGTCCTGCGGATGGCCCCTCGGCTGCACGACCACGTCTTTGCCTACGTCTCCCACCTGCCGCACGCCGTGGCCTATGCGCTGGTCCACTCGGTCTCCACCCTGGACTCGAAGGTGCCGTTGGGGTACTCGGCGGGGGGGTTCCGCGACTTCACGCGAATCGCCTCCAGCAACCCGGAGATGTGGAAGGACATCGTCCTGCAGAACCGGAAGGAAGTCCTGGGCGCCGTCGGGCACTACCGGAAGAACCTCGCCCTCCTGGAACGTCTCATCCGGCGGAAGGATGCACCCGGCCTTCTGGCCTACTTCCACAAGGCGAAAAAAACCAGGGACAGGTTGTGAGCCGATGAGGAAACGGAGGAAGATCGCCGGAACCGTGAGAGTCCCCGGGGACAAGTCGATCAGCCACCGGGCCGTGATGCTGTCCGCCCTGGCGGAAGGGGAGAGCCGCATCCGGGGGTTCCTCCACGCCGGGGACACGCTCTCCACGGTGGCCATGGTGCGCGCGCTGGGGGCCGAGGTCCGGGAGATCTCGCCGACGGAACTGTGCATCACCGGATGCGGGCTGCGGGGACTCTCCGAGCCCGAGGATGTCCTTGACGCCGGGAACTCCGGGACCACGATGCGGATCGGGGCGGGGATCCTCGCCGCCCAACCGTTCCTGACGGTCGTCACGGGGGACCGGTACCTGCGGCGGCGCCCGATGAAGCGGATCGTGGAGCCGCTCTCCCGGATGGGGGCGTCGATCACCGGCCGGAGGGGGAACACCCTTCCGCCGCTCTGCATCCGCGGGGGAAAGCTTTCCGGGATGCGGTACGAGATGCCCGTGGCCTCCGCACAGGTCAAGTCGGCGCTCCTTCTGGCAGGGCTGTACGCCGCGGGGCCGACCACCGTCGTGGAACCCCTCCCGTCGCGGGACCACACGGAGAGGATGCTCTCCTCGATGGGCGCGAAGATCGCAAGGCGCGGAAACGAGGTGACCGTCCAGCCGGCTTCGCAGCTCCTGCCGCTGTCGATCGACGTGCCTGCCGACATGTCCTCGGCCGCGTTCTTCCTGGTGCTGTCGGCCTGCGTGCCCGGCGCGGAGCTGCGTCTTGCCGGCATCGGGGTGAACCCGCTGCGAACGGGCCTGATCACCGTGCTCCGGAAGATGGGGGCCGAGATCCAGATGGAGTCCCTGCGGGAGGAAGGAGGGGAGCCGGTGGCCGACATCGTGGTCCACGGAGCGGAACTCACGGGGACCGAGGTCTCCCCCGGCGAGATCCCGGCGCTGATCGACGAGGTCCCCGCCCTTTGCGTGGCAGCGGCCCTGGCCAGGGGCCGCACCGTCATCCGCGGCGCGGGAGAGCTGCGCGTGAAAGAGTCCGACCGGATCGGGGCGATGGCGGCCGCGCTCTCCTTGCTGGGGGTCTCGTGCGAGGAGGCCCCGGACGGGATCCGGATCGACGGCCCCGCGGAAATCGCCCCCGGGGTCCGGTGCGACAGCCATGGAGACCACCGGATCGCGATGTCCCTGGAGGTTTTCTCGGCCGCGACGGGCGTTCCCATCGAGGTCACCGACACCGCCTGCATCGACACCTCCTTTCCCGGGTTCCG
This genomic interval from Deltaproteobacteria bacterium RBG_16_64_85 contains the following:
- a CDS encoding 3-phosphoshikimate 1-carboxyvinyltransferase, which encodes MRKRRKIAGTVRVPGDKSISHRAVMLSALAEGESRIRGFLHAGDTLSTVAMVRALGAEVREISPTELCITGCGLRGLSEPEDVLDAGNSGTTMRIGAGILAAQPFLTVVTGDRYLRRRPMKRIVEPLSRMGASITGRRGNTLPPLCIRGGKLSGMRYEMPVASAQVKSALLLAGLYAAGPTTVVEPLPSRDHTERMLSSMGAKIARRGNEVTVQPASQLLPLSIDVPADMSSAAFFLVLSACVPGAELRLAGIGVNPLRTGLITVLRKMGAEIQMESLREEGGEPVADIVVHGAELTGTEVSPGEIPALIDEVPALCVAAALARGRTVIRGAGELRVKESDRIGAMAAALSLLGVSCEEAPDGIRIDGPAEIAPGVRCDSHGDHRIAMSLEVFSAATGVPIEVTDTACIDTSFPGFRELLEEVLA